The Streptomyces tendae genome has a window encoding:
- a CDS encoding SDR family oxidoreductase has product MSRVSLEGKVAVVTGAARGVGELLARKLSARGVKVALVGLEPDALKDVSARLHSDSDHWCADVTDHEAMAQVTEQVRERFGRVDIVVANAGVATGGPFTESDPEAWRRVIEVNLVGSAVTARAFLPLLAESRGYLLQIASLAAITPAPMMTAYCASKSGVEAYAHALRAEVAHRGVKVGVGYLSWTDTDMVRGADQDDVMRELRQRLPWPANKTYPLGPAVDRLVAGIERRSAHVYGQGWLRGMQSVRGYLPSLIGTVGQREMRRFGHRLEGLRIGLVGAGGNADEQHRATVRD; this is encoded by the coding sequence ATGAGCAGGGTCAGTCTCGAAGGAAAGGTCGCCGTCGTCACCGGAGCGGCGCGCGGAGTCGGGGAGCTGCTCGCCCGCAAACTCTCCGCGCGCGGCGTGAAGGTGGCGCTGGTCGGCCTGGAGCCGGACGCGCTGAAGGACGTCTCCGCCCGGCTGCACAGCGACAGCGATCACTGGTGCGCCGACGTCACCGACCACGAGGCGATGGCCCAGGTCACCGAGCAGGTCCGCGAGCGGTTCGGCCGCGTGGACATCGTGGTCGCCAACGCCGGTGTGGCGACCGGCGGTCCGTTCACCGAGTCCGACCCGGAGGCCTGGCGGCGGGTCATCGAGGTGAACCTCGTCGGATCGGCCGTCACCGCACGGGCGTTCCTGCCGCTGCTCGCCGAGAGCCGCGGCTACCTGCTCCAGATAGCGTCCCTCGCCGCGATCACCCCCGCGCCGATGATGACCGCGTACTGCGCCTCCAAGTCCGGTGTGGAGGCGTACGCGCACGCCCTGCGCGCCGAAGTCGCCCACCGGGGCGTGAAGGTGGGCGTCGGCTACCTGTCGTGGACCGACACCGACATGGTGCGCGGCGCCGACCAGGACGACGTCATGCGGGAGTTGAGGCAGCGGCTGCCGTGGCCGGCCAACAAGACCTACCCGCTGGGCCCGGCCGTGGACCGGCTGGTCGCCGGCATCGAGCGGCGGTCCGCTCACGTCTACGGGCAGGGCTGGCTGCGCGGCATGCAGAGCGTCCGCGGCTATCTGCCCTCCCTCATCGGCACGGTCGGACAACGGGAGATGAGGCGGTTCGGGCACCGGCTCGAGGGCTTGCGCATCGGGCTGGTCGGAGCGGGCGGCAACGCCGACGAACAGCACCGCGCTACGGTCCGTGACTGA